In Turicibacter sanguinis, a genomic segment contains:
- a CDS encoding YidC/Oxa1 family membrane protein insertase → MKKKLGLTLTLVLAVGLLSGCSISQVPITSETASGLWDKVFVLPLATFITFLYNILSQNLGFAIILATAIIRLILMPLYSKSNKSMAVMQEIQPEMQKIQKKYENKKDQASQTKMQTEMMDLYKKYNYNPMMGCILPFLQMPVFLAFYQAISRHPLIKDAAAAEFFGINLGATGTMPNYILAFIVAGLTILSQRMMNKNMASSAQQNQTSNMMMKVMTYYFPFAMFSITIGTPFAFGLYFLTGQIMTIVQYLIFKKPQAKK, encoded by the coding sequence TTGAAAAAGAAATTAGGTCTAACATTAACATTGGTTTTAGCTGTTGGATTATTATCAGGATGTAGTATTTCGCAAGTTCCAATTACATCTGAAACAGCATCTGGTTTATGGGACAAGGTCTTCGTATTACCATTAGCAACATTCATTACATTTTTATATAACATATTAAGCCAAAACCTAGGATTTGCGATTATCCTGGCGACTGCAATTATTCGTTTAATCTTAATGCCATTATACTCAAAATCAAATAAATCAATGGCTGTGATGCAAGAAATCCAACCGGAGATGCAAAAAATTCAAAAGAAATATGAAAACAAAAAAGATCAAGCTTCTCAAACAAAAATGCAAACTGAGATGATGGATCTTTACAAAAAATACAACTATAACCCAATGATGGGATGTATTTTACCATTCTTACAAATGCCAGTCTTCTTAGCATTCTACCAAGCAATTTCTCGTCATCCATTAATTAAAGATGCGGCTGCAGCGGAATTCTTCGGAATTAACTTAGGAGCAACTGGAACAATGCCTAACTATATTTTGGCATTCATTGTAGCTGGATTAACGATTCTTTCTCAACGTATGATGAATAAGAACATGGCCTCTAGCGCTCAACAAAACCAAACAAGCAATATGATGATGAAAGTTATGACTTACTACTTCCCATTTGCAATGTTCTCAATCACAATTGGAACACCATTTGCATTTGGATTATACTTCTTAACTGGACAAATCATGACGATTGTTCAATACTTAATTTTCAAAAAACCACAAGCGAAAAAATAA
- a CDS encoding YidC/Oxa1 family membrane protein insertase, translated as MKKKLSLVVSLILAIGLMTGCSISTKSITPETASGLWDKVFVLPLATFITFLYNLLNQNLGLAIILATAIVRLVLMPLYLKSNKTSAIMQEIQPEMQRIQKKYENKTDQASQVKMQTEMMDLYKKYNFNPMMGCILPFLQMPVFLAFYQAISRHPLIKDAAASEFLGVNLGATVQLANWILALIVAGLSIYSQRLMNKSMMTNSSAQQNKTSNMMMKVMTYYMTFAMFSITIATPFAFGLYFLTGSVMQIIQFFIVKRSTSNQ; from the coding sequence TTGAAAAAGAAGTTAAGTTTAGTTGTATCTTTAATCTTAGCGATAGGATTGATGACGGGGTGTTCTATTTCAACTAAATCTATTACTCCTGAGACGGCATCCGGTCTATGGGATAAGGTCTTTGTATTACCATTAGCAACATTCATTACATTTTTATATAACTTATTAAATCAAAATTTGGGACTTGCGATTATTTTAGCTACCGCTATTGTTCGGTTAGTTTTAATGCCATTATATTTGAAGTCAAATAAGACTTCAGCTATTATGCAAGAGATTCAGCCAGAGATGCAACGGATTCAAAAGAAATATGAAAATAAAACAGATCAAGCATCTCAAGTAAAAATGCAAACTGAGATGATGGATCTTTATAAAAAATATAATTTTAATCCGATGATGGGATGTATTTTGCCATTTTTACAAATGCCAGTCTTTTTAGCATTCTACCAGGCAATTTCTCGTCATCCATTAATTAAAGATGCAGCTGCATCTGAATTTTTAGGGGTTAATTTAGGTGCCACAGTACAACTGGCTAACTGGATTTTGGCCCTTATTGTAGCGGGGCTTTCAATTTATTCTCAGCGCTTGATGAATAAGAGTATGATGACTAATTCGTCTGCGCAACAAAATAAAACGAGTAATATGATGATGAAAGTAATGACTTATTATATGACATTTGCCATGTTTTCGATTACAATAGCGACTCCATTTGCGTTTGGACTCTATTTTTTAACAGGGTCCGTGATGCAAATTATTCAATTCTTTATTGTAAAAAGATCAACTTCTAACCAATAA
- a CDS encoding FAD-dependent oxidoreductase gives MIQTVALNNDVHWLGILDPNLDVFDIIMETKYGTTYNSYLVNTTEGAILIETVKEKFFDSYLEKIKETIGDLENIKYIITNHTEPDHAGSIGRLVKLLPNITVIGSKTAITYLKDLINMDFNYLTAESLKTFTLGNKTFDFIPAPFLHWPDSMYSYLKTDNILFTCDSFGSHYSPKHGIKLSEVPESEEANYQDALLYYYTAIFSPFKPYVLKAIDKIKNLKIEMICNGHGPVLDTRIDEIINTYKTWSTAPQKAHHKKVVVPYVSAYGYTGELAEAIVKGIQEVDPSIDVVMYNLDILNYPQKKDEILAAFADADGILFGTCTINGDALPIIWDLAINLNPIVHGGKVVSCFGSYGWSGEGVDNIMDRLHQLRMKVLDGFKIKFRASDRETKDAIDYGKLFAKCLIEGKVPARKKAGATNTEDLNPSGKVVLWRCVICGEVYPGVLPPEVCPACGVGADLFEQYEEEVITFNSTKEENFVIVGSGVAAVSAANAIRARNEVASITLISKEASYPYYRPALSDLIVKDVPTEEFYLNPEAYYAEKNITLKLSTTVESLDATNKSLVLSDGITMSYDKLILATGSSNFIPPIKGANAEGVFSIKDKEDALALREYAKGKSKAVIIGGGVLGLEAADALQELGLQITVIEAAPRIMPRQLEESASAFMQNILATKNINLITEASAQEIVANSNKVTGVKVNNELIEADLVVISVGVRANTGLAVSANITVDRGIVVNENMQTSVADIYACGDVAQFEGISTNLWAPAIEQGKVAGTNAVGDVATFANQVEPLSLIAFDTEMFSVGTYPTENMESYQVMMDSNPATGLFKKLYFKDNHLVYGVLFKDISKANVVLNGVRQGHDYQTVMSKMFN, from the coding sequence ATGATTCAGACTGTAGCCTTAAATAATGATGTTCATTGGTTAGGAATTCTTGACCCAAATCTTGATGTCTTTGATATCATCATGGAGACAAAATACGGAACAACTTATAACTCTTATTTAGTTAACACAACTGAAGGAGCAATTCTAATTGAAACAGTAAAAGAAAAATTCTTTGATTCATATTTAGAAAAAATTAAAGAAACAATTGGGGACTTAGAAAATATTAAGTACATTATCACCAATCATACAGAACCAGATCATGCTGGTTCAATTGGACGTTTAGTAAAACTTCTTCCTAATATTACAGTTATCGGTTCGAAAACGGCCATTACTTATTTAAAAGATTTAATCAATATGGATTTTAACTATTTAACAGCCGAAAGTCTAAAAACTTTCACACTGGGAAATAAAACATTTGATTTCATCCCTGCTCCATTTTTACATTGGCCAGACTCAATGTACTCTTATTTAAAAACAGATAATATTTTATTTACTTGTGACTCATTCGGATCACATTATAGCCCGAAACATGGCATTAAATTATCTGAAGTACCAGAAAGCGAGGAAGCGAACTACCAAGATGCCCTACTTTATTACTACACGGCTATCTTTTCACCATTCAAACCTTATGTCTTAAAAGCAATTGATAAAATCAAAAATTTAAAAATCGAAATGATTTGTAATGGACATGGCCCTGTGCTTGATACTCGCATTGATGAAATCATTAATACATACAAAACATGGTCAACGGCACCACAAAAAGCCCATCATAAAAAAGTAGTCGTCCCTTATGTATCAGCTTATGGTTATACTGGGGAACTTGCCGAAGCTATCGTCAAAGGAATCCAAGAAGTAGACCCATCTATCGACGTTGTAATGTATAACTTAGATATCTTAAATTATCCACAGAAAAAAGATGAAATCTTAGCAGCATTCGCTGATGCAGATGGGATTTTATTCGGAACATGTACAATCAATGGAGACGCACTTCCTATCATTTGGGACTTAGCAATCAATTTAAATCCAATCGTTCACGGTGGAAAAGTGGTATCATGCTTTGGATCTTATGGTTGGAGCGGTGAAGGTGTGGATAATATTATGGACCGTCTACATCAATTACGTATGAAAGTATTAGATGGATTCAAAATTAAATTCCGTGCATCGGATCGCGAAACAAAAGATGCTATCGATTATGGTAAATTATTTGCTAAATGCTTAATCGAAGGAAAAGTTCCTGCTCGAAAAAAAGCCGGAGCTACAAATACAGAAGACTTAAATCCAAGTGGAAAAGTTGTTTTATGGCGTTGCGTCATCTGTGGAGAAGTTTATCCTGGTGTATTACCTCCTGAAGTTTGTCCTGCTTGTGGAGTTGGTGCTGACTTATTCGAGCAATATGAAGAAGAAGTTATCACATTCAATTCAACTAAAGAAGAAAACTTCGTTATCGTTGGTAGTGGTGTAGCAGCAGTAAGTGCTGCAAATGCAATCCGTGCTCGTAATGAGGTAGCATCTATTACATTAATCAGTAAAGAAGCAAGCTATCCATACTACCGCCCTGCTTTATCTGATTTAATTGTTAAAGATGTACCGACTGAAGAATTCTACTTAAATCCTGAAGCGTATTACGCTGAAAAAAATATCACATTAAAATTAAGTACAACTGTTGAGTCATTAGATGCTACTAACAAATCACTTGTATTATCTGATGGAATTACAATGTCTTACGATAAATTAATCTTAGCAACTGGATCATCTAACTTTATCCCACCTATCAAAGGAGCAAATGCAGAAGGTGTGTTCAGCATTAAAGATAAAGAAGATGCATTAGCGTTACGTGAATACGCTAAAGGAAAATCTAAAGCTGTTATTATTGGTGGTGGAGTTTTAGGACTTGAAGCAGCTGATGCGTTACAAGAACTTGGATTACAAATCACAGTTATTGAAGCAGCCCCACGCATTATGCCACGTCAATTAGAAGAATCTGCATCAGCATTCATGCAAAATATTTTAGCTACTAAAAACATTAACCTAATTACTGAAGCATCTGCTCAAGAAATTGTAGCAAACAGCAATAAAGTAACAGGTGTTAAAGTTAACAATGAATTAATTGAAGCAGATTTAGTCGTTATCAGCGTTGGAGTTCGTGCAAATACAGGGTTAGCTGTGTCTGCTAACATTACTGTTGATCGTGGAATCGTTGTTAACGAAAACATGCAAACATCAGTTGCTGACATTTATGCTTGTGGTGATGTAGCACAGTTTGAAGGTATTTCAACAAACCTTTGGGCCCCAGCCATTGAACAAGGTAAAGTTGCCGGTACTAATGCTGTTGGTGATGTGGCAACATTCGCTAATCAAGTTGAACCATTATCATTAATTGCCTTTGATACAGAAATGTTCTCAGTGGGAACATATCCAACAGAAAACATGGAATCTTACCAAGTGATGATGGATTCAAATCCAGCAACAGGATTATTCAAAAAATTATACTTCAAAGATAATCACTTAGTTTATGGTGTCTTATTCAAAGATATCTCTAAAGCAAATGTTGTATTAAATGGAGTTCGTCAAGGTCATGACTATCAGACAGTGATGAGCAAAATGTTTAACTAA
- the adhE gene encoding bifunctional acetaldehyde-CoA/alcohol dehydrogenase has product MSEQKMEWTNEEIDVHVDELVQKALVALEKFESFNQETVDYIVAKCSVAGLDQHGVLAEAAVKETGRGVFEDKAVKNLFACEYVTSNLRHLKTVGIISEDPLTGITEIAEPVGVICGIIPTTNPTSTVIFKSLIALKTRNPIIFSFHPSAYECSVQAATVIRDAAIAAGAPEDCIQWLGMRSMYATSALMNHKGIATILATGGNAMVKAAYSCGKPALGVGAGNVPAYVEKTCVLKRAVNDIVLSKSFDNGMICASEQAAIVDEEIYQDFKDEMCRFKVYFANEEEKAKLENYMFGCTAYSDHVNDAHLNPAVVGKPVTWIAQQAGFVVPEDTQIICAECQEVGPNEPLTREKLSPVLAVLKATSTEDGIEKSAAMVEFNGLGHSAAIHTQDHDITVQFGLKCKAIRVIENAPSTFGGIGSVYNAFIPSLTLGCGSYGHNSVSNNVSAINLLNIKRIGRRNNNMQWVKLPPKVYFEKNSIKYLRDMKEMEKAMIITDRGMYNLGYVAKIEDVIRRRRNKVDLELFFDVEPDPSIDTVNEGVELMRKFQPDTIIALGGGSSMDAAKVMWLMYEHPEVNFDDIKQKFMDIRKRAFKFPELGKKASLICIPTTSGTGSEVTPFAVITDKAANKKYPLTDYSLTPTVAIVDPEFAMSMPASIASDTGIDVLTHAIEAYVSILASDFTDGLAKQAVKLVFDYLERSVKNGKNDPEAREKMHNAGTIAGMAFANAFLGMNHSLAHKIGGEWHVPHGRTNGILLPHVIRYNGTIPTKLNIWPKIENYKADIKYMELAQLIGLNPKTPAEGVEMFADACEELCKKVGVPCNIKSQGIDADAWEESVHRMAMNAYEDQCTPANPRMPMVHDMEAILRTIYDYESKF; this is encoded by the coding sequence ATGAGTGAACAAAAGATGGAATGGACTAATGAAGAAATTGATGTTCATGTCGATGAGTTAGTTCAAAAGGCACTAGTAGCTTTAGAAAAATTTGAATCTTTCAATCAAGAAACTGTGGATTATATTGTAGCGAAATGTTCAGTTGCAGGGCTTGATCAACATGGTGTGTTAGCTGAAGCAGCTGTTAAAGAAACTGGGCGTGGAGTTTTTGAAGATAAGGCAGTTAAAAACTTATTTGCCTGTGAGTATGTAACGAGCAACCTCCGTCATTTAAAAACAGTGGGGATTATTAGTGAAGATCCGCTAACTGGAATTACTGAAATTGCAGAACCTGTCGGAGTGATTTGTGGAATTATTCCAACAACAAATCCAACGTCTACGGTTATTTTTAAATCATTAATTGCATTAAAAACACGAAATCCAATTATTTTCTCATTCCATCCATCTGCTTATGAATGTTCTGTTCAAGCAGCGACTGTCATCCGTGATGCGGCGATTGCTGCTGGAGCACCTGAGGATTGTATTCAATGGTTAGGAATGCGTTCAATGTACGCTACATCTGCATTGATGAATCATAAAGGAATTGCAACGATTTTAGCAACAGGTGGTAACGCGATGGTTAAAGCCGCCTATTCATGTGGAAAACCAGCACTTGGGGTAGGGGCAGGAAATGTGCCAGCCTATGTTGAGAAAACTTGTGTATTAAAACGTGCAGTCAATGATATCGTGTTATCTAAGTCATTTGATAATGGAATGATTTGTGCTTCTGAGCAAGCAGCCATTGTTGATGAAGAAATTTATCAAGATTTTAAAGATGAAATGTGCCGTTTTAAAGTTTATTTTGCTAATGAAGAAGAGAAAGCAAAATTAGAAAATTATATGTTTGGATGCACGGCTTATAGTGATCATGTAAATGATGCTCACTTAAATCCTGCTGTAGTTGGTAAACCTGTGACATGGATTGCACAGCAAGCTGGATTTGTTGTGCCTGAAGATACTCAAATTATTTGTGCTGAGTGCCAAGAAGTAGGACCTAACGAGCCTTTAACACGCGAAAAGTTATCCCCAGTTTTAGCGGTGTTAAAAGCGACGTCTACGGAAGATGGAATCGAAAAATCGGCAGCAATGGTTGAATTTAACGGGCTTGGACATTCAGCTGCGATTCATACGCAAGATCATGATATTACAGTTCAATTTGGATTAAAATGTAAAGCTATTCGTGTGATTGAAAATGCACCATCGACATTTGGTGGGATTGGTTCAGTATATAATGCGTTCATTCCTTCTTTGACTTTAGGGTGCGGATCTTATGGGCACAATTCGGTCTCTAACAACGTGAGTGCAATTAACTTGCTAAATATTAAACGCATCGGGCGCCGTAACAATAATATGCAATGGGTAAAGCTTCCTCCTAAAGTTTATTTTGAAAAAAATTCAATTAAATATTTAAGAGATATGAAGGAAATGGAAAAAGCCATGATTATCACGGATAGAGGAATGTATAATCTTGGTTACGTTGCAAAAATTGAAGATGTGATTAGAAGACGTCGTAATAAAGTTGATTTAGAATTATTCTTTGATGTAGAACCAGATCCAAGTATCGACACAGTTAATGAAGGTGTTGAATTAATGAGAAAATTCCAACCTGATACGATTATCGCATTAGGTGGAGGATCTTCAATGGATGCTGCAAAAGTTATGTGGCTAATGTATGAACATCCTGAAGTAAACTTTGATGATATTAAACAAAAATTCATGGATATTAGAAAACGTGCCTTTAAATTCCCAGAGCTCGGTAAAAAAGCAAGCTTAATTTGTATCCCAACGACATCTGGAACGGGATCTGAAGTAACTCCATTTGCGGTTATTACAGACAAAGCGGCTAATAAAAAATATCCATTAACGGACTATTCATTAACGCCAACTGTTGCCATTGTTGATCCAGAATTCGCAATGAGTATGCCAGCATCGATTGCTTCTGATACGGGAATTGATGTTTTAACACATGCGATTGAAGCATATGTTTCAATTTTAGCGTCTGATTTTACAGATGGATTAGCAAAACAAGCTGTTAAATTAGTGTTCGATTATTTAGAACGTTCAGTTAAGAATGGAAAAAATGATCCTGAAGCACGAGAAAAAATGCATAATGCTGGAACGATTGCAGGGATGGCATTTGCCAACGCATTCCTTGGAATGAATCACTCATTAGCCCACAAAATCGGTGGAGAATGGCACGTTCCTCATGGACGTACAAACGGAATCTTATTACCACACGTAATCCGCTATAACGGAACGATTCCAACAAAATTAAATATCTGGCCAAAAATTGAAAATTATAAAGCAGATATTAAATACATGGAGTTAGCTCAATTAATTGGATTAAATCCAAAAACTCCAGCTGAAGGGGTAGAGATGTTTGCAGATGCCTGCGAAGAGTTATGTAAAAAAGTTGGAGTTCCTTGTAATATTAAATCTCAAGGAATTGATGCTGATGCTTGGGAAGAATCAGTACATCGTATGGCAATGAATGCTTACGAGGACCAATGTACACCAGCTAATCCAAGAATGCCAATGGTACATGATATGGAAGCTATTTTACGTACAATCTATGACTATGAAAGCAAATTTTAA
- a CDS encoding DUF7309 domain-containing protein has translation MPTVTEWSRLYQASMDFKCFSPWNFMTEHQLFAVQDPETNLTGFCCILGQKGKHLALNVYLGIEGLKGYLQMLELSDDELWHPNYFKTLWGQTCLVSSFEDRSQLSDKDIEQIKALGLKFKGTKEWPQFRDYKAGFLPAELEDGWQCRFLATALEQATQLANLIQTNQINATGDQIFIRVQNEQAEWNTIKVSMNLFLEQISDLQITYHNELEAYRIMKLPQYDMVFEVTQFLLPDPVQTKPSARGFFPMITAILDKDSKQLVLAEMTDSSRESYDEVLSKFARTLSRDLKFRPACLVSDHQEVIDVFADFCKKTKIPILKVDYLEAAHEFMDDLIDSTEDENYDFDEDSLNQVDVMMQTIREICKTILNSDSLSRDMSKEVQAQFSNIVELFHIVMLGNFNEFPDYWTADHVETACREILPNILSEEELKLVPEILYRYLFIAGEAKIMPNSETLQQRVKTVYNL, from the coding sequence ATGCCAACTGTTACTGAATGGAGCCGATTATATCAAGCATCTATGGATTTTAAATGTTTTAGTCCATGGAATTTTATGACGGAGCATCAATTATTTGCGGTGCAAGATCCGGAAACTAATTTGACTGGATTTTGCTGTATTTTGGGCCAAAAAGGAAAACATTTAGCTTTGAATGTTTATTTAGGGATAGAAGGATTGAAAGGGTATTTACAGATGTTAGAATTAAGTGATGATGAGCTGTGGCACCCAAATTATTTTAAAACATTATGGGGACAAACTTGTTTAGTTTCTAGCTTTGAAGATAGAAGTCAGTTATCTGATAAAGATATTGAACAAATCAAAGCATTAGGTTTAAAATTTAAAGGTACTAAGGAATGGCCACAGTTTCGAGATTATAAAGCAGGATTTTTACCAGCTGAGCTTGAGGATGGATGGCAATGCCGTTTTTTAGCCACAGCACTTGAGCAAGCAACTCAGTTAGCTAACCTCATTCAGACGAATCAAATTAACGCAACTGGTGATCAAATTTTTATCCGTGTTCAAAATGAACAAGCTGAGTGGAATACGATTAAAGTTTCAATGAATTTATTTTTGGAACAAATTTCTGATTTGCAAATTACATATCATAATGAATTAGAAGCGTACCGTATTATGAAGTTACCACAGTATGATATGGTGTTTGAAGTCACTCAGTTTTTATTGCCTGACCCCGTTCAAACAAAACCTAGTGCCAGAGGATTTTTTCCAATGATTACAGCGATTTTAGATAAAGATTCAAAGCAATTAGTTCTAGCTGAGATGACGGATTCGAGTCGAGAAAGTTATGATGAAGTTTTATCAAAATTTGCAAGAACATTAAGTAGAGATTTAAAATTTAGACCTGCTTGTTTAGTCTCAGATCATCAAGAAGTTATTGATGTATTTGCTGACTTTTGTAAGAAAACTAAAATACCGATTTTGAAAGTAGATTATTTAGAAGCTGCTCATGAATTTATGGACGATTTAATTGATTCTACAGAAGATGAAAATTATGACTTTGATGAAGATTCTCTAAATCAAGTTGATGTCATGATGCAAACAATTCGAGAGATTTGTAAGACTATTTTAAATTCTGATTCACTATCTAGAGATATGTCAAAAGAAGTTCAAGCTCAATTTTCAAATATTGTGGAGTTGTTTCATATTGTTATGCTTGGAAATTTTAATGAATTTCCGGATTATTGGACAGCAGATCATGTAGAAACAGCATGTCGTGAAATTTTACCAAATATTTTATCTGAAGAGGAATTAAAATTGGTTCCTGAAATTTTATATCGTTATTTATTTATCGCAGGAGAGGCTAAAATTATGCCTAATAGCGAAACATTACAACAAAGAGTAAAGACAGTTTATAATTTATAA
- a CDS encoding formate/nitrite transporter family protein, which produces MQQPRMLSAKEIANEVVEVSKYKVSRKNSVVLISGMLAGLFIGLGYTVYLLVYGQMSDPYVGKVVGSFLFPIALILILLTGADLFTGNTLIAKACFKKEVKVSAYIKNLVLVWVGNLLGILCAIGLLYGARLFTNGVSPTVAENIMHIAEVKIHTLSTSEVFFRAILCNILIAGGVYVSYAAKDVTGKVLLNVIVVAVFALMGVEHCIANMFVLGMGKVLGADITFGGIGWNLFIATIGNIVGGFIIAIPYYFNFIHAYKKQQV; this is translated from the coding sequence ATGCAACAACCACGTATGTTATCAGCAAAAGAAATTGCGAATGAAGTCGTTGAAGTAAGTAAATACAAAGTATCTAGAAAAAATAGTGTTGTTTTAATTTCTGGTATGCTAGCTGGATTATTTATCGGCTTAGGATATACAGTTTATTTACTAGTTTATGGTCAAATGTCAGACCCTTATGTAGGTAAAGTTGTCGGTTCATTCTTATTCCCAATTGCTTTAATTTTAATTTTATTAACGGGAGCAGATTTATTTACTGGAAATACATTAATTGCTAAAGCATGCTTTAAAAAAGAAGTTAAAGTAAGTGCTTATATTAAGAATTTAGTACTAGTTTGGGTCGGTAACCTATTAGGTATTTTATGTGCTATTGGATTACTATACGGGGCTCGTTTATTTACAAATGGTGTTAGTCCAACGGTTGCAGAAAATATTATGCATATTGCTGAAGTAAAAATTCATACACTTTCAACATCAGAAGTTTTCTTCCGTGCAATTTTATGTAATATCTTAATTGCCGGTGGTGTATATGTATCTTATGCAGCTAAAGATGTAACAGGAAAAGTTTTATTAAATGTTATCGTTGTTGCAGTCTTTGCTTTAATGGGTGTAGAACACTGTATTGCTAATATGTTTGTTTTAGGAATGGGAAAAGTTTTAGGTGCTGATATTACGTTTGGTGGTATTGGATGGAATTTATTCATTGCTACTATCGGGAATATTGTTGGTGGATTTATCATTGCTATTCCATATTACTTTAACTTTATTCACGCATATAAAAAACAACAAGTATAA